A window from Primulina eburnea isolate SZY01 chromosome 2, ASM2296580v1, whole genome shotgun sequence encodes these proteins:
- the LOC140822885 gene encoding probable inactive leucine-rich repeat receptor-like protein kinase At3g03770: MSLSVREFTAEPKMGFSRLCFLLCFSLGFLICGTFQLQSSQIQVLLQLRKQLEYPKQLDYWLNKGIDLCYFSSPQVNISCQNNFISEIRIYGDMQTMASGFDGFPIPYQTLSQNFSMDSLLATLSRLNSLRSLSLVSLGIWGPIPVKIHRLRFLEYLDLSWNFFYGSIPQTLPRIVNLEILKLDGNFLNDTFPNWLDSFSNLTSLSLKNNQIYGPIPASMGRATSLMDINLSNNRISGRLPDLSSLSSLNWLDLSDNKLDSELPIMPKGITAVLLSNNSFSGRIPGEYGELNNLQQLDLSFNALQGTIPSELFTLPNITSLNLASNMLIGSLPSSLSCGSSLGLVDFSNNRLKGVLPSCLRSDLKTRVVKFGGNCLSIDLEHQHPEAYCVENSSRKKNSIGKNVGILAGVICGIMVILAILAFGFLVLCRQYCPHGSSEQQLLHKSVQDNSVKSRGSELIKNARFISDAAKLGTQNRPAHRLFSIDELKEATNNFDDLALMGEGSNGKIYKGILENRDQVAVRCLKVSKRYTIRNLKLRLDLLAKLRHPHLVCLLGHCIKIEGKDEAGVNEVYLIYEYIPHGNYQARLSETSSQMVIRWPDRLSILTGIAKAVHFLHNGIIPGFFSNQLKAKNILLIENGIGKLRDYGLSVVADQKLDKDKEESGGLKSWQVKNLEDDIYSFGMILLESLIAPSVRARKESFVLNEMVSLGNPDCIGGIVDPIVLASCCQESLSIVISLTINSISSESSTRPSFEDVLWNLQYAAQVQATSDGEQRTG; encoded by the exons ATGTCTCTAAGTGTTCGTGAGTTTACTGCTGAGCCTAAGATGGGATTTTCAAGATTGTGTTTTTTACTCTGTTTTTCATTGGGTTTCTTGATCTGTGGTACATTCCAACTGCAATCCTCTCAAATCCAAGTGCTTTTGCAGTTAAGGAAGCAATTAGAGTACCCAAAACAGTTGGATTATTGGCTCAATAAAGGCATTGATCTGTGTTATTTTTCTTCTCCTCAAGTGAATATTTCATgtcaaaataattttatttctgaaatcAGAATATATGGTGATATGCAAACAATGGCCAGTGGTTTTGATGGATTCCCTATTCCTTATCAAACTTTGTCACAAAATTTCTCCATGGATTCACTTTTAGCAACATTGTCAAGGCTTAATAGTTTAAGATCTTTGAGTCTGGTGTCATTAGGCATATGGGGTCCAATTCCTGTAAAAATTCATAGGCTGCGGTTTCTTGAATACTTAGATTTGAGTTGGAACTTTTTCTACGGTTCAATTCCTCAGACACTTCCAAGAATTGTGAACCTAGAGATCCTTAAACTTGATGGCAACTTCTTGAACGATACTTTTCCTAATTGGTTAGATTCATTTTCAAATCTTACAAGTTTGAGTTTGAAGAACAATCAAATTTATGGTCCGATACCAGCTTCAATGGGAAGAGCTACTTCTTTGATGGATATCAACTTGTCCAACAATCGAATTTCTGGTAGATTGCCCGATCTTAGTAGCTTGTCTAGCTTAAATTGGCTGGATTTGAGCGACAATAAGTTAGATTCCGAACTTCCAATTATGCCGAAAGGAATAACTGCTGTTTTGCTGAGCAACAACTCCTTTTCTGGTAGAATTCCTGGGGAATATGGCGAGCTAAATAATCTCCAGCAACTTGACCTTTCTTTCAATGCTCTTCAGGGTACTATTCCTTCCGAGCTTTTTACCTTGCCTAATATCACATCATTAAACTTGGCATCGAATATGTTGATCGGTTCGCTTCCATCAAGTTTATCTTGTGGCAGTAGCCTTGGATTAGTTGACTTCTCTAACAATAGATTGAAAGGCGTTCTTCCATCATGTTTGAGGTCGGATTTGAAAACCCGAGTGGTTAAGTTTGGTGGGAATTGCTTGTCGATAGATTTGGAACACCAGCATCCCGAAGCATATTGTGTAGAAAACTCATCCAGAAAAAAGAACTCTATAGGGAAGAATGTGGGGATATTAGCAGGTGTAATTTGCGGGATCATGGTCATATTGGCGATTCTGGCGTTTGGATTTCTTGTATTATGTCGACAGTATTGCCCTCACGGATCATCAGAGCAGCAGTTGCTGCACAAGTCCGTGCAAGATAATTCCGTTAAAAGTCGTGGTTCTGAGCTTATAAAAAATGCAA GATTTATTTCTGATGCGGCGAAGTTAGGCACACAAAATAGGCCAGCTCACCGACTATTTTCTATCGATGAGCTAAAGGAAGCTACAAACAACTTCGACGATCTAGCCTTGATGGGCGAAGGTTCAAACGGAAAG ATATACAAAGGAATATTGGAAAACAGGGATCAGGTAGCCGTACGGTGTTTGAAAGTGTCAAAAAGGTATACTATCCGAAACCTCAAACTTAGACTGGATTTGCTGGCTAAACTTCGGCATCCACATTTGGTCTGCCTCCTGGGACACTGCATCAAGATTGAAGGAAAAGATGAAGCCGGTGTCAATGAAGTCTATCTTATTTACGAATATATACCTCATGGAAATTATCAAGCTCGTCTTTCTG AAACTAGTTCTCAAATGGTGATCAGATGGCCGGATAGGTTGTCAATTCTAACCGGCATTGCGAAGGCTGTGCATTTTCTGCACAATGGAATAATTCCTGGTTTTTTCAGCAACCAACTGAAAGCAAAAAACATCTTGCTAATTGAGAATGGGATAGGGAAGCTCCGTGACTATGGGTTATCTGTTGTAGCTGATCAAAAACTTGACAAGGACAAG GAAGAAAGTGGAGGCCTTAAATCATG GCAAGTAAAGAACCTTGAGGACGATATTTATAGTTTCGGGATGATATTACTGGAGTCACTTATTGCACCATCAGTTCGTGCAAGAAAAGAGTCATTCGTGCTCAACGAAATG GTATCTTTAGGGAATCCCGATTGCATAGGTGGGATAGTTGATCCAATTGTACTGGCATCTTGCTGTCAAGAATCTCTCTCAATCGTGATATCCTTAACTATCAACTCCATTTCTTCCGAGTCGTCTACTCGCCCATCTTTTGAGGATGTCCTCTGGAACTTGCAATATGCAGCTCAAGTTCAAGCAACCTCAGATGGTGAACAAAGAACTGGATAA
- the LOC140824060 gene encoding uncharacterized protein — translation MYEELYEDWIKRTKGNAILSKENVELKSQISRLEVILSKKDLELCKAKEELREATQVLAKMNSSSSKLDSLLMIGQNDKAGLGYSNSLFETGESSNAKEKPTVFVKGSVETPNTTHTEKSAPSKVRMSIKKSKSRKRHFICHYCFRPGHIKPYCFKLREDYKRWESEQVSSQVLYNTRRNTANRKPMVKKVWVPKAQIQCSVIYTSLKTNIAGIWYFDSGCSRHMTGSKDHLIDFVELRSGHVTYGGGAKGRIAGKGTLNVDGLPNLHNVLYVEGLNSNLISISQLCDDDLHVKFDKDNCEVFDKTNTRILTGTMSADNCYQLGEDIVSNHSKVSELNMWHQKLGHANFKTLKNLGKYDAVRGMPNLSSGIPYVCGACQKDLTGKTIEDQVDGLLNTSETLPNTDVGPGVVTSETTPALAESNDEPEENTENDDGITDDGIDIPTKIQKNHPSSQIIGETFEGMQTRRKEKVDYRKLMGLVCMTSVYSQVSHSCFVSLVEPKNISEALKDEFWVDAMHEELEQFVRNDVWDLVPRPDNVNTFAPVARIESVRLLLAIACHMDIKLYQMDVKSAFLNGILKEEAYVNQPKGFEDPHHPNHVYKLKKALYGLKQTPRAWYGKLTEYLLDLGFKRGEYVKNVVKKFAAENTKHMKTPMGSSEKLSKDDVAAGVDNTQYRSIIGSLLYLSASRPDIMFSVCLCARYQADPKVTHLKAVKRILRYISGTVNLGLWYTKETNTNLVGFSDADWAGNLDDRKSTTGGCFYLGNNLVSWYSRKQNCVSLSTAESEYVAAASCCSQLLWMNQMINDYGFSSDTLIGMIRMEFVGTENQLADIFTKPLDFERFSNLRKSLSLCTQ, via the exons ATGTACGAAGAACTGTATGAAGACTGGATCAAAAGAACAAAAGGAAATGCAATTCTCTCCAAAGAGAACGTTGAGCTGAAGTCTCAAATATCACGACTTGAAGTAATCCTAAGCAAGAAAGATCTGGAATTATGCAAAGCCAAGGAAGAACTGAGAGAAGCAACTCAGGTACTTGCCAAGATGAATTCAAGTTCATCCAAGCTTGACTCACTTTTGATGATTGGACAGAATGATAAGGCTGGACTTGGTTATTCGAATAGTCTGTTCGAAACTGGAGAATCTTCCAATGCAAAGGAAAAACCAACTGTTTTTGTGAAAGGAAGTGTTGAAACCCCCAATACCACACATACTGAAAAGAGTGCACCATCAAAAGTGCGAATGTCTATCAAGAAGTCTAAATCCAGAAAACGCCACTTTATCTGCCACTACTGTTTCAGACCTGGACACATCAAACCCTACTGTTTTAAACTGAGAGAGGATTACAAGAGATGGGAATCTGAACAGGTGTCGTCACAGGTGTTGTACAACACCCGGCGCAACACTGCCAACAGAAAACCGATGGTAAAAAAGGTTTGGGTACCAAAGGCACAGATTCAATGCTCTGTTATTTATACTTCATTAAAGACTAACATTGCAGGAATATGGTACTTTGACAGTGGCTGCTCgcgccacatgacaggttctAAAGACCACTTGATTGACTTTGTTGAACTAAGGAGTGGTCATGTGACATATGGTGGTGGTGCTAAAGGAAGAATTGCTGGGAAAGGAACCTTGAATGTTGATGGATTGCCTAATCTACACAATGTGCTCTATGTCGAAGGgcttaactcaaacttaataagcataagtcaactttgtgacGACGATTTGcatgttaagtttgataaagaCAATTGTGAAGTGTTTGATAAGACTAATACTCGCATTTTGACAGGTACTATGTCTGCTGATAATTGCTATCAACTTGGAGAAGACATAGTGAGCAATCATTCAAAGGTGAGCGAATTAAACATGTGGCATCAAAAATTAGGACATGCAAACTTCAAGACATTAAAGAATCTTGGTAAGTACgatgctgtgagaggtatgcctaatTTATCCTCTGGAATTCCGTATGTTTGTGGTGCATGTCAAAAAG ATCTAACAGGAAAAACAATCGAGGATCAAGTTGATGGGCTCCTGAATACAAGTGAGACATTGCCTAACACAGATGTTGGACCCGGTGTTGTAACATCTGAGACAACACCTGCATTGGCAGAATCAAATGATGAACCAGAAGAGAATACTGAAAATGATGATGGTATAACCGATGATGGGATTGACATTCCCACcaagattcagaaaaatcatccatcatctcaGATCATTGGAGAAACATTTGAAGGAATGCAAActagaagaaaggagaaggTAGACTATCGGAAATTGATGGGACTAGTATGCATGACTTCCGTGTACTCTCAAGTAAGCCACTCTTGTTTTGTTTCACTCGTTGAACCCAAAAATATAAGTGAAGccttaaaagatgaattttgggtTGATGCGATGCATGAGgaacttgaacaatttgttaGGAATGATGTGTGGGATTTGGTCCCCAGACCCGACAATGTGAAT ACATTTGCCCCTGTTGCTCGAATTGAATCAGTCCGACTGTTGCTTGCTATTGCGTGTCACATGGacataaaattatatcaaatggatgtgaaaagtgcatttttgAATGGCATTTTGAAAGAAGAAGCGTATGTAAACCAACCTAAAGGATTTGAAGATCCACACCACCCGAACCATGTCTACAAGTTGAAGAAGGCACTATATGGGCTTAAACAGACTCCACGGGCATGGTATGGTAAGCTTACGGAATATTTGCTTGACTTgggcttcaaacgaggtgag tatgtCAAGAATGTGGTAAAGAAATTTGCTGCTGAGAACACTAAACACATGAAAACTCCAATGGGATCGTCTGAAAAATTATCAAAAGATGATGTTGCCgcaggtgttgacaacacccagtATCGCAGCATCATAGGCAGTCTTCTTTACTTAAGTGCGAGTCGTCCCGAcatcatgtttagtgtatgtttgtgtgCTAGATACCAGGCTGATCCTAAAGTCACTCATCTAAAGGCTGTCAAAAGAATTTTGCGATATATATCTGGAACAGTTAACTTAGGTCTATGGTACACCAAAGAAACAAACACCAATTTAGTGGGATTTAGTGATGCTGACTGGGCTGGAAACTTAGATGATAGGAAAAGTACCACGGGTGGGTGTTTTTATCTTGGTAACAATTTGGTGTCATGGTATAGCAGAAAGCAAAATTGTGTGTCTTTgtccactgctgaatctgaatatGTTGCGGCTGCTAGTTGTTGTTCACAActtttgtggatgaatcaaatgattaacGATTATGGATTCAGCAGTGACACCTTAATT GGTATGATTCGAATGGAATTTGTTGGAACTGAGAACCAACTggctgatatctttacaaaaccattggattttgagagattCTCCAATCTAAGGAAGTCTCTCAGCTTGTGTACACAATGA
- the LOC140824061 gene encoding uncharacterized protein has translation MEGSTNTVFRPPVLDGSNYALWKVKMRVFIKSIDERAWQRVLDGWSPPKLEDADGDTRLKPESAWTVDEVQSSNYNSKALNAIFSSVDTRMFNLITTSVCAKDAWEILQKHCEGSASVRKTRLRMVTSKFESLRMEDKESILEYDCRLRQLSNESHGLGDPIPNERLVNKVLRSLPERFNVKVCAIEESKDTSNINLDELMSSLRTFEMNLDLQKKDKGKTIALEASTESYDEILQLSKEVDKSDLGEESISLFTKKFGDYLKTMREKKRIGQKSELPNNTIFTKAQKFTPMKGQVRPKTEVQVQSNVRNLDSVQCRECSGYGHYANECANRLRKNKGMTVTLSDEESEDDQGSNESENHTSLSTVIKEKRSMQINPLGVATGVAIPGRNTASNPVCLNSTVLGESSQSETQ, from the coding sequence ATGGAAGGATCAACAAATACTGTTTTTAGGCCTCCCGTGTTGGATGGATCAAACTATGCACTGTGGAAAGTTAAGATGAGGGTTTTTATTAAATCCATTGATGAAAGAGCTTGGCAACGTGTACTTGATGGTTGGAGTCCACCGAAACTCGAGGATGCTGATGGAGACACACGGCTCAAACCTGAAAGTGCATGGACTGTCGATGAAGTGCAATCTTCAAACTACAATTCCAAGGCTCTCAATGCTATATTTTCATCTGTTGACACAAGGATGTTTAATTTAATCACCACCAGTGTATGCGCCAAAGATGCTTGGGAGATACTCCAGAAACACTGTGAAGGATCTGCAAGTGTCCGAAAAACTAGGCTAAGAATGGTGACATCAAAGTTCGAAAGTTTGAGAATGGAGGACAAGGAGTCCATTCTTGAGTATGACTGCCGGTTGAGACAACTCTCAAATGAATCACATGGCCTAGGAGATCCCATACCAAACGAAAGATTGGTAAACAAGGTTCTGAGATCTCTTCCTGAGAGATTCAATGTCAAAGTTTGCGCCATTGAGGAATCTAAAGACACTTCAAACATCAACCTGGATGAACTCATGAGTTCTCTAAGAACTTTTGAAATGAATCTTGATCTGCAGAAAAAGGATAAAGGGAAGACAATAGCCCTTGAAGCCTCAACCGAATCATATGATGAAATTCTTCAACTATCCAAAGAAGTGGATAAGTCTGATTTAGGTGAAGAATCGATCTCTCTGTTTACTAAGAAATTTGGTGATTACTTGAAGACCAtgagagaaaagaagagaaTTGGGCAAAAATCTGAGCTGCCCAATAACACCATTTTTACAAAAGCTCAAAAGTTTACTCCTATGAAAGGACAGGTTCGACCAAAAACCGAAGTGCAAGTTCAATCTAATGTCAGAAACCTGGACTCAGTGCAATGTAGAGAGTGTTCGGGATATGGACACTATGCCAATGAGTGTGCCAATCGTCTTAGGAAAAACAAAGGCATGACTGTCACCCTGAGTGATGAAGAATCTGAAGATGATCAAGGATCAAATGAATCTGAAAATCACACATCATTATCTACTGTGATCAAGGAGAAACGCTCAATGCAAATCAATCCGTTGGGTGTTGCCACAGGTGTTGCAATACCTGGTCGCAACACCGCTTCGAATCCTGTATGCCTTAATTCGACAGTCCTTGGGGAGTCAAGTCAGTCCGAAACACAATAg